Proteins from one Tenrec ecaudatus isolate mTenEca1 chromosome 8, mTenEca1.hap1, whole genome shotgun sequence genomic window:
- the ANK1 gene encoding ankyrin-1 isoform X2, whose product MWTFITQLLVTLVLLGFFLVSCQNVMHIVKGSLCFVLKHIHQELDKELGESEGLSDDEETISTRVVRRRVFLKGNELQNIPGEQVTEEQFTDEQGNIVTKKIVRKVVRQIDSSGADDPQVHEEVDLRGSSLQPDLIEGRKGAQIVKRASLKRGKQ is encoded by the exons ATGTGGACGTTTATTACCCAGCTCCTGGTCACGCTGGTGCTCCTGGGCTTTTTCCTGGTCAGCTGTCAGAACGTGATGCACATTGTCAAGGGCTCCCTGTGCTTTGTGCTGAAGCACATTCACCAGGAGCTGGACAAGGAGCTGGGGGAGAGCGAGGGCCTGAGTGACGACGAGGAGACCATCTCCACCAGGGTGGTCCGCCGTCGGGTCTTCTTGAAG GGCAATGAGCTTCAGAATATTCCAGGGGAGCAGGTGACGGAGGAACAATTCACGGATGAACAGGGCAACATTGTCACCAAGAAG ATTGTTCGCAAAGTCGTGCGGCAGATAGACTCGTCTGGTGCTGATGACCCCCAGGTGCACGAGGAG GTGGACCTGAGAGGGAGTAGCCTGCAGCCAGACCTCATAGAGGGCAGGAAGGGGGCTCAGATAGTGAAGAGAGCCAGTCTGAAAAGGGGGAAGCAGTGA
- the LOC142455077 gene encoding uncharacterized protein LOC142455077: MPDRAEGAKAEPEPRDPRGALRGATGFGCSGHPGGGGAEPRREGRTLRLVSLGLHPTPLRPIRPVGCGPGGPDRLQNQRHREGEVLRGAAGASPRWRRVAAEPGRAAVLGKQAPGERSPGGRARRLVSADVGASGGRPRVPTWSLGPPTSLRSESKTDANARGRTGRGRIPAARADQRRLGPWWRPDSARGGHGGAASAGGSAVPVPRGDLWGRHRHRGCGASDTEGALCYLEGFGVSRGHPRRAAREEGDGTCVRSGSPGRTCQSLSWPEGAPAAGAGRVVLIRATLGLGGGRQWNVKALPRWHQGSQHGFLTDGVGRKLPCTRSKLKRFKKKYHPQPQRALVHSCDLILSCTCFFFFSLMFFFSLSLSLPCLLLLS; this comes from the exons ATGCCAGACAGAGCAGAAGGTGCCAAAGCGGAGCCGGAGCCGCGGGACCCGCGCGGGGCTCTAAGAGGGGCTACTGGGTTCGGCTGCAGCGGCCACCCGGGAGGAGGAGGTGCAGAACCGAGGCGAGAGGGGCGAACCCTGCGCCTGGTTTCCCTGGGCCTTCACCCAACTCCCCTCCGCCCGATCCGCCCTGTTGGCTGCGGCCCGGGTGGCCCGGATCGACTCCAGAACCAGCGGCACCGGGAGGGCGAGGTGCTTAGGGGAGCAGCAGGCGCCTCTCCCCGCTGGCGCCGCGTTGCAGCCGAGCCCGGCCGGGCCGCTGTGCTGGGAAAGCAGGCTCCGGGCGAGCGCAGTCCCGGGGGCCGGGCCCGGAGGCTGGTTTCCGCGGACGTCGGGGCGAGCGGAGGGCGGCCGCGTGTTCCAACTTGGTCTCTCGGCCCGCCCACTTCGCTAAGAAGCGAAAGCAAAACGGACGCGAATGCGCGGGGACGCACTGGTCGGGGCCGGATCCCGGCGGCCCGAGCAGACCAGCGGCGCCTGGGCCCCTGGTGGCGCCCGGACTCGGCCCGGGGAGGGCACGGCGGGGCCGCCTCAGCGGGCGGGTCGGCGGTACCCGTTCCACGGGGAGATCTTTGGGGCAGGCACCGGCACCGGGGCTGTGGGGCCTCGGACACGGAGGGAGCTCTGTGCTACTTGGAAGGTTTCGGCGTCTCCCGGGGACACCCCCGGCGAGCGGCGAGGGAGGAAGGCGACGGGACGTGCGTACGCAGTGGCTCTCCGGGAAGAACCTGCCAGTCCCTCTCCTGGCCCGAGGGGGCGCCCGCCGCGGGGGCCGGGCGCGTTGTGCTGATTCGGGCCACCCTCGGCCTGGGAGGCGGGCGCCAGTGGAACGTTAAGGCTCTTCCCCGGTGGCACCAAG GAAGCCAGCATGGATTTCTGACAGATGGAGTTGGAAGAAAACTACCCTGTACGAGGTCAAAATTAAAACGATTCAAAAAGAAATACCATCCCCAGCCACAAAGAGCCCTTGTTCACTCTTGCGATCTTATTCTCTCTTGCacgtgtttctttttcttttcgctcatgttttttttctctctctctctctctctcccctgcttgCTGCTTTTATCCTGA
- the NKX6-3 gene encoding homeobox protein Nkx-6.3 — MESNLQGTFLLNNSSLAQFSEMKAPMCQYSVQNSFYKLSPPGLGPQLAAGTPHGITDILSRPVGTPNSGLLSGYPHVAGFGGLGSQGVYYGPQVGNFSKAGNEYPPRTRNCWADTGQDWRGHSEYGATPDPLADSIHKKKHTRPTFTGHQIFALEKTFEQTKYLAGPERARLAYSLGMTESQVKVWFQNRRTKWRKKSALEPSSSTPRAPGGAGGDRATSENEDDEYNKPLDPDSDDEKIRLLLRKHRAAFSVLSLGAHGV, encoded by the exons ATGGAGTCCAACCTGCAGGGGACGTTCCTGCTGAACAACTCGTCGCTGGCTCAGTTCTCGGAGATGAAGGCTCCCATGTGCCAGTATTCCGTGCAGAACTCCTTCTACAAGCTCAGCCCGCCTGGGCTGGGCCCCCAGCTGGCCGCCGGGACGCCTCATGGGATCACGGACATCCTGAGCAGGCCTGTGGGCACGCCAAACAGCGGCCTCCTCTCCGGCTACCCCCATGTGGCCGGCTTTGGTGGACTTGGCTCCCAGGGGGTCTATTACGGCCCCCAGGTGGGGAACTTCTCCAAGGCGGGGAACGAGTACCCCCCACGGACCCGGAACTGCTGGGCGGACACGGGCCAGGACTGGCGCGGCCACAGTGAGTACGGGGCGA CACCAGACCCCCTAGCTGACAGCATCCACAAGAAAAAGCACACCCGGCCCACCTTCACGGGACACCAGATCTTTGCGCTGGAGAAAACCTTTGAGCAGACCAAGTACTTGGCTGGCCCTGAGAGGGCCCGGCTGGCCTACTCGCTGGGGATGACTGAGTCCCAGGTGAAG gtgtggttccagaaccgaaggaccAAGTGGCGGAAGAAGAGCGCCCTGGAGCCCTCGTCCTCCACGCCCCGGGCGCCGGGCGGCGCGGGCGGGGACCGCGCAACCTCGGAGAACGAGGACGACGAGTACAACAAGCCGCTGGACCCCGACTCGGACGACGAGAAGATCCGCCTGCTGCTCCGCAAGCACCGCGCCGCCTTctcggttctcagcctgggcgcGCACGGCGTCTGA